One Paraburkholderia flagellata genomic window carries:
- a CDS encoding oxidoreductase, producing MASTRILLITGVSSGFGRALAQEALAAGHTVVGTVRSEQAKRDFESLSAPRSLARVLDVTDFDAIDGVVAEIEASVGPVDVLVNNAGYGHEGIMEESPLSEMRRQFDVNVFGAVAMMKAVLPFMRERGRGHVLNITSMGGHITMPGISYYCGSKFALEGISEALGKEVESLGIAVTAVAPGSFRTDWAGRSMRRTPRSIAAYDAIFDPVRRAREEKSGKQLGDPQKAARAMLAVIEADHPPRHLLLGSDALGLVRSKLVALEDEIRAWESVTVSTDS from the coding sequence ATGGCATCCACCAGGATTTTGCTCATTACGGGCGTCAGCAGCGGCTTCGGCCGCGCGCTGGCACAAGAGGCGCTGGCGGCGGGTCACACAGTCGTCGGTACGGTGAGGAGCGAGCAGGCGAAGCGCGATTTCGAATCGCTGTCGGCGCCTCGCTCATTGGCGCGCGTGCTCGATGTGACGGACTTCGACGCCATCGATGGCGTCGTGGCGGAAATCGAGGCGAGCGTCGGCCCCGTGGACGTTCTGGTCAACAACGCCGGATACGGCCACGAAGGCATCATGGAGGAGTCGCCGTTGTCGGAGATGCGCAGGCAGTTCGATGTGAATGTGTTCGGCGCGGTTGCCATGATGAAAGCGGTTCTGCCTTTCATGCGCGAGCGCGGGCGCGGCCACGTTCTGAACATCACATCGATGGGCGGGCATATCACCATGCCAGGCATTAGCTACTACTGTGGAAGCAAATTCGCGCTGGAGGGGATTTCCGAAGCGCTCGGCAAAGAGGTCGAGTCACTCGGTATTGCGGTGACTGCCGTGGCTCCTGGCTCGTTTCGCACCGACTGGGCCGGACGCTCGATGAGGCGAACGCCGCGTTCGATCGCGGCTTACGACGCGATCTTCGACCCCGTCCGCCGCGCGCGCGAGGAAAAGAGCGGCAAGCAACTGGGCGATCCACAGAAAGCAGCGCGCGCGATGCTTGCCGTCATCGAAGCGGACCACCCGCCCAGGCATCTTTTGCTCGGCAGCGACGCCCTGGGGCTCGTGAGATCCAAACTGGTGGCGCTGGAAGACGAAATCCGCGCCTGGGAGAGCGTGACGGTTTCGACCGACAGTTAG
- a CDS encoding SPFH domain-containing protein has translation MMHRVSRDHREGYGWLGGRAGQTRLGWSALGLAAVFAVLAFVPALPLDARMCAVMSSACLNLFIVSFGARLLAARAPSGEPVSKTSLRLLRLAFQRNSEAADMRGLLQSLPWQGWVAPLAALVSLAFAVDAWTSPAFAPSASQRESAPFLVAGAAALVIAFAALVAERFHAQRGAQVRDSAALAGLLRVVLVAALSMAASVAALAYAGDPLTWLVRIVALLSGAIAVELGLRALFAALAKPDEDRFLHSTIAGVLSMRGRPLAAFNAQMRMRYGIDLRQNWALKSFVRLLPVALAAMVMAGWLLGGVTILGPDQRAVYERFGAPVAVWQPGLHAGLPWPFGRARVIDNGAVHQLIVSGNANDNSRAAPAVPADGDTPAQLNRLWDVTHPWETTQVIAGTSGAQQAFQIVSADVRLDYRVGLTDAAARASLYRAVDMDETVRSIANREVVRYLASRTLPSLLDTPQTAMAGALRGAVQHELDRLASGIEVVAVVIESVHPPAGAAAAYHGVQAAQIRAQASVVQAHGFAAAALGQAQQQAIETIAQGSANAADTLAAARAQQIGFDADVIAQQLGGPAFGFEYYLHSLQKGLKNASVTVIDDRLASGSRATIDLRTFSPATAAGVKKAW, from the coding sequence ATGATGCATCGCGTATCGCGCGACCACCGTGAAGGATATGGCTGGCTCGGCGGTCGTGCTGGCCAGACGAGGCTTGGCTGGTCCGCGTTGGGCCTGGCCGCCGTGTTCGCCGTGCTGGCTTTCGTTCCCGCTTTGCCGCTCGATGCGCGCATGTGCGCCGTAATGTCGAGCGCGTGCCTCAATCTCTTCATCGTCAGCTTCGGCGCGCGGCTGTTGGCGGCACGCGCGCCGTCCGGCGAGCCGGTCTCGAAGACCTCGCTGCGGCTCCTGCGCCTCGCGTTTCAGCGCAATTCGGAGGCCGCCGACATGCGCGGCCTGCTGCAGTCGCTTCCGTGGCAAGGGTGGGTCGCGCCGCTTGCCGCGCTCGTTTCGCTTGCGTTCGCCGTCGATGCGTGGACGTCTCCCGCGTTTGCGCCATCGGCTTCGCAGCGCGAATCCGCACCTTTTCTCGTAGCGGGTGCTGCCGCGCTCGTCATCGCTTTTGCTGCGCTCGTGGCCGAGCGCTTTCATGCGCAGCGCGGCGCGCAAGTGCGCGACTCCGCCGCGCTTGCGGGGCTGTTGCGTGTGGTGCTCGTCGCAGCGTTGAGCATGGCGGCTTCGGTCGCGGCGCTGGCTTATGCGGGCGATCCGCTCACGTGGCTCGTGCGTATCGTTGCGCTTCTTTCCGGCGCGATTGCCGTCGAACTCGGCCTGCGTGCGCTCTTCGCGGCGTTGGCGAAGCCCGACGAGGACCGCTTCCTGCATAGCACCATCGCGGGCGTGCTGAGCATGCGCGGACGTCCGCTCGCCGCATTCAATGCCCAAATGCGCATGCGCTACGGCATCGACCTGCGGCAGAACTGGGCGCTCAAAAGCTTCGTGCGCCTCCTGCCGGTTGCGCTCGCGGCCATGGTGATGGCGGGCTGGCTGCTAGGCGGCGTAACGATTCTCGGCCCCGATCAGCGCGCCGTGTACGAGCGCTTCGGCGCGCCTGTCGCCGTGTGGCAGCCCGGCCTGCATGCGGGCCTGCCCTGGCCCTTCGGCCGCGCGCGCGTGATCGACAACGGCGCGGTCCATCAACTGATCGTCTCGGGCAACGCGAATGACAACAGCCGCGCGGCGCCCGCCGTTCCCGCGGACGGCGACACGCCCGCGCAACTGAATCGCCTGTGGGACGTGACGCATCCCTGGGAGACGACCCAGGTGATAGCGGGCACGAGCGGCGCGCAGCAGGCGTTCCAGATCGTGAGCGCGGACGTGCGGCTCGACTATCGCGTCGGACTCACGGATGCGGCGGCGCGCGCCTCGCTCTATCGCGCAGTCGACATGGACGAGACGGTGCGCTCGATCGCGAACCGTGAGGTCGTGCGTTACCTCGCGTCGCGCACGCTGCCGTCGCTGCTCGACACGCCGCAAACGGCTATGGCCGGCGCGTTGCGCGGCGCCGTGCAGCATGAGCTGGACCGGCTCGCGAGCGGCATCGAGGTCGTCGCCGTGGTGATCGAGAGCGTGCATCCGCCCGCGGGCGCGGCCGCCGCGTATCACGGCGTGCAGGCCGCGCAAATTCGCGCGCAGGCCAGCGTGGTGCAGGCGCACGGCTTCGCGGCGGCGGCGCTCGGGCAAGCGCAGCAGCAGGCGATCGAGACCATCGCGCAGGGCAGCGCGAACGCGGCGGACACGCTTGCCGCCGCGCGCGCGCAGCAGATCGGCTTCGACGCCGACGTGATCGCACAGCAGCTCGGCGGCCCGGCATTCGGCTTCGAGTATTACCTGCACAGCCTGCAAAAAGGGCTCAAGAACGCGAGCGTGACGGTGATCGACGACCGGCTCGCGAGCGGCAGCCGCGCGACGATCGACCTGCGCACGTTTAGCCCGGCCACGGCGGCGGGCGTGAAAAAGGCGTGGTGA
- a CDS encoding intradiol ring-cleavage dioxygenase, with protein sequence MTSRLSRREFIKLTIALGTTVATLETSATAFASAPPCRLTPEQEVGPYWIDGDLVRKDVREGRPGVPLTLDIVLTDARTCAPLVGAAVDIWQCDATGAYSGYTKMALPPPPDFDPKAPGRPPAGWHAGGPPTPRPTDHQTFLRGIQHTDHAGIVTFETIVPGNYPGRTNHIHFKVRTASALQPQRTQASHVSHVGQVFFPEPLMVTLMQLDPYREHAIQRTTQSEDPVFVDQSGATMIASASPFAAEGRVNGLRARVSAVVDPDAQPKPVEPFPGPAPR encoded by the coding sequence ATGACATCACGCCTGTCACGACGAGAATTCATCAAACTGACGATCGCACTCGGCACGACCGTTGCGACGCTCGAAACGAGCGCCACCGCCTTCGCGAGCGCCCCACCTTGCCGGCTCACGCCCGAGCAGGAAGTCGGCCCCTATTGGATCGACGGAGATCTTGTGCGCAAAGACGTCCGTGAGGGCAGGCCGGGCGTGCCGTTGACGCTCGACATCGTGCTCACCGATGCAAGAACGTGCGCGCCGCTCGTGGGCGCCGCGGTCGACATCTGGCAATGCGACGCGACGGGCGCTTACTCGGGCTATACGAAGATGGCGCTCCCGCCTCCGCCCGATTTCGATCCGAAGGCACCTGGCCGCCCGCCCGCGGGCTGGCACGCCGGTGGACCACCCACGCCGCGGCCCACTGACCACCAGACGTTTCTGCGCGGCATTCAGCACACCGATCACGCGGGCATCGTCACGTTCGAGACCATCGTGCCGGGCAATTATCCGGGGCGCACCAACCACATTCATTTCAAGGTTCGCACGGCAAGCGCGCTGCAGCCGCAGCGTACTCAGGCTTCGCATGTTTCGCACGTCGGCCAGGTGTTCTTTCCCGAGCCGTTGATGGTGACGTTGATGCAACTCGATCCGTATCGCGAGCATGCGATCCAGCGCACCACGCAGAGCGAAGACCCGGTTTTCGTCGATCAGTCCGGCGCGACGATGATCGCAAGCGCGAGCCCGTTCGCCGCTGAGGGGCGCGTAAATGGGTTGCGAGCACGCGTGAGCGCGGTCGTCGATCCCGATGCGCAGCCTAAGCCGGTCGAACCGTTCCCCGGGCCTGCGCCGCGCTGA
- a CDS encoding heavy metal translocating P-type ATPase has protein sequence MTTPFETPTSHRERGIAHEEQATHAHGHTHGHAHGGYGGQSVASLVMSDAERRAITRHTLLALIAGALLLLSLAWPHLAPGNVTLAQVMAAAASIVVAPPVFAGAWRSLKTPSLHGVTDRLIALAMLGAWAVGDMTTAALLPIVMTFGHALEERSVLGSQEAIRALGRLTAGDVRRVNAAGAIETVPYDALRPGDIVDVLPGSRVPADGIVRHGRSAIDNGPITGESLPHDASEGARVFGGAMNLDGPLRVEITHVGEASTLGKVVELMQRAEAAKPPITQALERYMDAYLALVLLIAAIVWFVSANASAMLAVIVAACPCALVLAAPSTAIAGIAAGARRGILFRNAAFIDALAEIDTLVIDKTGTLTHGELRVTTVALESGVDEASALALAAQLAQVSAHPVCRALLRYGAPGTAQTGPLPHARELRGLGVLATMPEGEAVLGRHDLLEQYVSVLPPTPAELDGPCVGLALNGRLLAWFGFADTVRPEAREALDGLRTLGIERATLLTGDRERVARRVAAEVGIETVVAHALPHDKLDYVLGEIGAGHRPMVVGDGLNDVLAIKAGATSVAMGERGIDIAVAAADIVLLADDLRRVPDSVRLGRRCRRIATANAAIGLAWTVAVITLAALGALSAVASAVLHNVGTFVVIANAGRLLRDE, from the coding sequence ATGACCACGCCATTCGAGACGCCGACGAGTCATCGCGAACGCGGCATCGCGCACGAAGAGCAAGCCACGCACGCGCATGGCCACACTCACGGCCACGCGCACGGAGGGTATGGAGGGCAATCCGTCGCCTCGCTCGTCATGTCGGACGCCGAGCGCCGCGCCATCACGCGCCATACGCTGCTGGCGCTTATCGCGGGCGCGCTGTTGCTGCTCTCGCTCGCATGGCCGCATCTGGCCCCCGGCAATGTCACGCTTGCGCAAGTGATGGCTGCGGCGGCTTCGATCGTGGTCGCCCCGCCCGTGTTCGCGGGCGCGTGGCGCAGCCTCAAGACGCCGAGCCTGCATGGCGTGACCGACCGCCTCATCGCGCTCGCCATGCTGGGCGCGTGGGCCGTGGGCGACATGACGACGGCCGCACTTTTGCCGATCGTGATGACCTTCGGCCACGCGCTCGAAGAGCGCAGCGTGCTCGGCTCACAGGAGGCGATACGGGCGCTCGGCCGTCTCACTGCCGGCGATGTGCGGCGCGTGAACGCGGCGGGCGCTATCGAGACCGTGCCTTATGACGCCTTGCGCCCGGGCGACATCGTCGACGTGCTGCCCGGCTCGCGTGTTCCCGCGGACGGCATCGTGCGGCACGGGCGCTCAGCCATCGACAACGGCCCGATCACGGGCGAATCGCTGCCGCATGACGCGAGCGAGGGCGCGCGCGTATTCGGCGGCGCGATGAATCTGGACGGCCCGTTGCGCGTGGAGATCACGCACGTCGGCGAGGCCTCGACGCTGGGCAAGGTCGTCGAGTTGATGCAGCGCGCCGAGGCCGCGAAGCCGCCCATCACGCAGGCGCTCGAACGCTATATGGACGCCTACCTCGCGCTCGTGCTGCTGATCGCGGCGATCGTGTGGTTCGTGAGCGCGAACGCCTCCGCCATGCTGGCGGTGATCGTCGCCGCGTGCCCATGCGCGCTCGTGCTGGCGGCGCCTTCCACGGCCATCGCAGGGATTGCGGCGGGCGCGCGGCGCGGGATCTTGTTCAGGAATGCTGCATTTATCGACGCGCTCGCCGAGATCGATACGCTCGTGATCGACAAGACCGGCACGCTCACGCACGGCGAGTTGCGTGTGACGACGGTGGCGCTTGAGTCGGGGGTGGACGAAGCCAGCGCGCTGGCGCTGGCCGCGCAGCTTGCCCAGGTCAGCGCGCATCCTGTATGTCGCGCGCTCTTGCGCTACGGCGCGCCGGGAACGGCGCAAACCGGGCCGCTCCCGCACGCGCGCGAACTGCGCGGACTCGGTGTGCTCGCAACGATGCCCGAGGGCGAGGCCGTCCTGGGCCGCCATGATCTGCTCGAACAATACGTGAGCGTGTTGCCGCCCACGCCCGCGGAGCTGGACGGCCCATGCGTCGGCCTCGCGCTGAATGGCCGACTGCTCGCATGGTTCGGATTTGCCGATACGGTGCGCCCGGAAGCTCGCGAGGCGTTGGACGGGCTGCGCACGCTCGGCATCGAGCGCGCGACGCTGCTCACTGGCGACCGCGAGCGCGTGGCGCGCCGCGTGGCCGCCGAGGTGGGTATCGAGACCGTGGTGGCGCATGCGTTGCCGCACGACAAGCTCGACTACGTGCTGGGCGAGATCGGCGCGGGACATCGCCCGATGGTGGTCGGCGACGGCCTGAACGATGTGCTCGCCATCAAGGCTGGCGCGACGAGCGTGGCGATGGGCGAGCGCGGTATCGATATCGCCGTGGCCGCAGCCGATATCGTGCTGCTCGCCGACGACCTGCGCCGCGTGCCGGACAGCGTGCGCCTCGGGCGGCGCTGCCGGCGCATCGCGACGGCCAACGCGGCAATCGGCCTCGCGTGGACGGTTGCCGTCATCACGCTGGCGGCGCTAGGCGCGTTGAGCGCCGTGGCGAGCGCGGTACTGCACAACGTGGGTACGTTCGTGGTGATCGCCAATGCGGGGCGCTTGTTGCGCGACGAGTGA
- the hflC gene encoding protease modulator HflC, protein MKPRRFALRVAFALFCVIVALIVASVVQVREGEATVVTRFGDPVRVLLRPGLAWRLPAPIEAAVPVDLRLHTTSSGLQDVGTRDGLRIIVQAYVAWRVPANASDIGRFVRAVRNEPDEAARQIRSLVGSALQTTSAGFDLASLVNTDPSQVRIGAFEEALRRQVDAQVYAAYGVHVVQVGLERLTLPAVTLAATVDRMRAERETVAAQRTAEGLREAAQIRSDADRDARVLIADANVKAADIEAQSRKDAAAIYGKSYAADPQLYTMLRSLDTLGTVVNSNTNLILRTDAAPFRALVQGPPGLGVATVPSGAVVAPTTNAHTHGRTP, encoded by the coding sequence GTGAAGCCCCGGCGTTTTGCGTTGCGCGTGGCGTTCGCGCTGTTCTGCGTGATCGTCGCGCTCATCGTAGCGAGCGTCGTGCAGGTGCGCGAGGGCGAAGCGACAGTCGTCACGCGCTTTGGCGACCCGGTCCGCGTGCTGCTGCGGCCCGGTCTCGCGTGGCGCTTGCCCGCGCCCATCGAAGCCGCGGTGCCGGTGGATCTGCGTCTGCACACGACGTCGAGCGGCTTGCAGGACGTCGGCACGCGCGACGGGTTGCGCATCATCGTGCAGGCCTACGTGGCCTGGCGCGTGCCCGCCAACGCCAGCGACATTGGCCGCTTCGTGCGCGCGGTGCGCAACGAACCCGACGAAGCCGCGCGGCAGATTCGTTCGCTGGTCGGCTCGGCATTGCAGACCACGTCCGCGGGCTTCGATCTGGCTTCGCTCGTGAATACCGATCCGTCGCAGGTGCGCATCGGTGCATTCGAAGAGGCGCTACGCCGCCAGGTCGACGCGCAGGTTTATGCGGCCTATGGCGTGCACGTCGTGCAGGTTGGGCTCGAGCGCCTCACGCTGCCCGCCGTGACGCTGGCGGCGACCGTCGATCGCATGCGCGCCGAGCGCGAGACCGTGGCCGCGCAGCGCACGGCCGAAGGCCTGCGCGAAGCGGCGCAGATCCGCTCGGACGCCGATCGCGATGCACGCGTGCTGATCGCCGACGCCAACGTGAAAGCCGCCGATATCGAGGCGCAATCGCGCAAGGACGCGGCGGCCATCTATGGCAAGAGCTACGCCGCCGATCCGCAGCTCTATACGATGCTGCGCTCGCTCGACACGCTCGGCACGGTCGTCAATAGCAACACGAACCTGATCCTGCGCACCGATGCCGCGCCATTCCGCGCGCTGGTGCAGGGGCCGCCTGGGCTCGGCGTGGCCACTGTGCCCTCAGGCGCAGTCGTTGCGCCAACAACCAATGCCCATACGCACGGGCGCACGCCATGA
- the hflK gene encoding protease modulator HflK, translated as MSTSDNFPALGPGAQAVRLSFWFIAVLAILAALAWATSNVRRIPADSSAVVMRFGAYVRSQGAGLLVAWPRPFETVLLVPGSERVLERRIVSLTRASGAPAQLGEASDALAGSGYVLTGDNGVVQVSATLFYRVSDPYAYALQLEHLDAALERIVSAAVAQTAAQRDLDSILVARPEMVAGDQQMAARREQLRGDLARAVQRQLDALTAAHAGLGIDVSRMDLQASFPASAVDAFNAVLTSLQNAERDVAQARTLAEKTRQHAQQSADRIVQDAQASAAERVATAQSETSTIAQLEAALGANHDPGLLARAYRDRVQAVLAHAARVTTLDPNDASSLVLPGRAP; from the coding sequence ATGAGCACGAGCGACAACTTCCCCGCGCTTGGGCCGGGCGCACAGGCGGTGCGCCTGTCGTTCTGGTTCATTGCGGTGCTTGCCATACTCGCCGCGCTTGCCTGGGCCACTTCGAACGTGCGCCGCATTCCGGCAGACAGCAGCGCCGTCGTGATGCGCTTTGGCGCCTACGTGCGCAGCCAGGGCGCGGGGCTGCTCGTCGCGTGGCCGCGGCCGTTCGAAACGGTGCTGCTCGTGCCAGGCAGCGAGCGTGTGCTCGAACGACGCATCGTCTCGCTCACGCGCGCTTCCGGCGCGCCCGCGCAACTGGGCGAAGCGAGCGATGCGCTCGCGGGTTCCGGCTACGTGCTCACGGGCGACAACGGCGTCGTGCAGGTGAGCGCGACACTGTTCTACCGCGTGAGTGACCCGTATGCGTATGCGTTGCAGCTCGAGCATCTCGACGCCGCGCTCGAACGCATCGTCTCGGCCGCAGTCGCGCAAACCGCCGCGCAGCGCGACCTCGATTCGATCCTCGTCGCGCGCCCGGAGATGGTGGCCGGCGATCAGCAGATGGCCGCGCGCCGCGAGCAATTGCGCGGCGATCTTGCGCGCGCGGTCCAGCGCCAGCTCGACGCACTGACTGCCGCGCATGCCGGGCTCGGCATCGACGTCTCGCGCATGGATCTGCAAGCGTCTTTTCCGGCTTCGGCCGTCGATGCGTTCAACGCGGTGCTGACTTCGCTGCAGAACGCCGAGCGCGATGTCGCGCAGGCGCGCACGCTCGCGGAAAAAACGCGCCAGCACGCGCAGCAAAGCGCCGACCGCATCGTGCAAGACGCGCAAGCCAGCGCAGCGGAGCGTGTGGCGACGGCGCAGTCGGAAACCTCGACGATCGCGCAGCTCGAAGCGGCGCTCGGCGCGAATCACGATCCGGGGCTGCTTGCGCGCGCGTATCGCGACCGCGTGCAGGCCGTGCTCGCTCACGCCGCGCGCGTGACGACGCTCGATCCCAACGACGCGTCGAGCCTCGTGCTGCCGGGGCGCGCGCCATGA
- a CDS encoding branched-chain amino acid ABC transporter substrate-binding protein: MRFAKTLTPIAVAVGALLAVAPLASRADTVVKIGFAAPLTGPNANYGKDLENGVKMALDDAKAQGVKINGQPVSFELVAEDDQADPRVGVQVAQKLVDEGVSVVVGHFNSGTTIPASELYEKAGLPVIDPAATNPIISGRGFKNIFMVISSDAQNAGTAGAYAVTTTKAKRIAVIDDRTAFGQGEADEFVKAVKAHGGDIIDREYTTNQATDFKTQLTNIKSKNPDLIFVGALNPQAAGIMKQMAQLGIKAQYVGGGGVKDVDFVKLAGDVSEGAMAWEYGRPLDSTPVGAKFADRFKQKYGVDVLSYAPFGYDAAWAAIKAMQAANSTKPDDYRAKLQSINFDGITGHTEFNANGSLKNGSSTVYQVKNGQWVTVKTVSGL, translated from the coding sequence ATGCGTTTTGCGAAGACTCTTACCCCTATCGCAGTTGCCGTTGGAGCACTTCTCGCTGTTGCACCGCTCGCCTCGCGCGCGGATACCGTCGTTAAAATCGGCTTTGCCGCACCGCTCACCGGACCGAACGCCAATTACGGCAAAGACCTGGAAAACGGCGTGAAAATGGCCCTCGACGACGCCAAGGCACAAGGCGTCAAAATCAACGGCCAGCCCGTCTCGTTCGAACTCGTCGCCGAAGACGATCAGGCCGACCCGCGCGTGGGCGTGCAAGTTGCGCAAAAACTCGTGGACGAAGGCGTTTCAGTCGTCGTCGGCCACTTCAACTCGGGCACGACCATTCCCGCTTCCGAGTTGTACGAAAAGGCGGGCCTGCCCGTCATCGATCCGGCCGCCACGAACCCGATCATCAGCGGCCGCGGCTTCAAGAACATCTTCATGGTGATCTCGAGCGACGCGCAAAACGCCGGCACCGCGGGCGCCTATGCGGTCACGACGACGAAGGCCAAGCGCATCGCCGTGATCGACGACCGCACGGCCTTCGGCCAGGGCGAAGCGGACGAATTCGTGAAGGCCGTGAAAGCGCACGGCGGCGACATCATCGACCGCGAGTACACGACGAACCAGGCGACGGACTTCAAGACGCAGCTCACGAACATCAAGAGCAAGAACCCGGATCTGATTTTCGTGGGCGCCCTCAATCCGCAGGCGGCCGGCATCATGAAGCAGATGGCCCAGCTTGGCATCAAGGCGCAGTACGTGGGCGGCGGCGGCGTGAAGGATGTGGACTTCGTCAAGCTCGCGGGCGACGTGTCCGAAGGCGCCATGGCGTGGGAATACGGCCGGCCGCTCGACAGCACGCCGGTCGGCGCGAAATTCGCCGACCGCTTCAAGCAGAAGTATGGCGTGGACGTGCTTTCGTACGCGCCGTTCGGCTACGACGCGGCGTGGGCCGCCATCAAGGCGATGCAGGCCGCCAATTCGACGAAGCCGGACGACTATCGCGCGAAGCTGCAAAGCATCAATTTCGACGGCATTACCGGCCATACCGAGTTCAACGCGAATGGCTCGCTCAAGAACGGTTCGTCCACTGTGTATCAGGTGAAGAACGGCCAGTGGGTGACGGTCAAGACGGTAAGCGGCCTCTGA
- a CDS encoding AraC family transcriptional regulator — protein sequence MNAKRDSATHSGLSPRSRKRMIALLHALAPEEGYNLTALPSVRILRSNRPLSRTPVLYDPGIVIVCQGRKRGYFGDQLYLYDEHHYLAVSVPVPFSMETEATVERPLLALYLHLDFALAAELAAQIDREDANEHVQAPQSMMSTPMDDTMQMSVLRLLEAMHRPLEAAVLGQGLLRELYFRVLTGAQGSSMREALAMKGQFGRIGKSLRLIHAGYARVLDVMQLAEEAGMSVPSFHSHFKSITQVSPMQYVKSTRLHQARLLMVRQDLTAEAAGHAVGYTSPSQFSREFKRLFGLTPAAEAKRMRASFAIPAPFADATYVASH from the coding sequence ATGAACGCGAAGCGAGACTCCGCCACCCATTCGGGGCTCTCGCCACGAAGCCGGAAGCGCATGATCGCGCTGCTTCACGCGCTGGCGCCTGAGGAGGGCTACAACCTCACGGCGCTGCCGAGTGTGCGCATTCTGCGCTCGAACCGGCCGCTCTCACGCACGCCAGTGCTCTACGACCCCGGCATCGTGATCGTTTGCCAGGGTCGCAAGCGAGGCTATTTCGGCGACCAGCTCTATCTTTACGACGAGCATCATTATCTCGCTGTCTCGGTGCCCGTTCCGTTCAGTATGGAGACCGAAGCAACTGTGGAGCGCCCGCTGCTTGCGCTGTACCTCCACCTCGATTTCGCCCTCGCTGCCGAACTGGCGGCACAGATCGATCGCGAAGACGCAAATGAACACGTGCAAGCGCCGCAGAGCATGATGTCGACGCCGATGGACGACACGATGCAGATGTCCGTGTTGCGCTTGCTCGAGGCGATGCATCGGCCTCTCGAAGCCGCTGTGTTGGGCCAGGGCTTGTTGCGCGAACTGTATTTCCGCGTGCTCACCGGCGCGCAGGGAAGCTCCATGCGCGAGGCTTTGGCGATGAAAGGTCAGTTCGGGCGTATCGGCAAATCCTTGCGCCTCATCCATGCCGGCTATGCGCGTGTGCTGGACGTCATGCAACTGGCCGAGGAAGCCGGCATGAGCGTGCCGAGTTTTCACAGCCACTTCAAGTCGATCACCCAGGTCTCGCCCATGCAGTACGTGAAATCTACGCGCTTGCATCAGGCTCGCCTGTTGATGGTCCGCCAGGACCTGACTGCTGAGGCCGCGGGCCACGCTGTGGGCTACACGAGCCCGTCGCAGTTCAGCAGGGAGTTCAAGCGGCTTTTTGGTTTGACGCCGGCGGCGGAAGCGAAGCGCATGCGCGCAAGCTTTGCCATTCCGGCGCCGTTCGCCGATGCGACGTACGTTGCGTCGCACTGA